A genomic window from Betta splendens chromosome 24, fBetSpl5.4, whole genome shotgun sequence includes:
- the elp3 gene encoding elongator complex protein 3, with product MGKPKKKSDLSKAELMMMTIADVIKQLVEAHEQGKDINLNKVKTKTSAKYGLEAQPRLVDIIAAVPPQYRRILVPKLKAKPIRTASGIAVVAVMCKPHRCPHISFTGNICVYCPGGPDSDFEYSTQSYTGYEPTSMRAIRARYDPYLQTRHRVEQLKQLGHSVDKVEFIVMGGTFMALPEEYRDSFIRNLHDALSGHTSNNVAEAVRYSERSNTKCVGITIETRPDYCLKRHLSDMLGYGCTRLEIGVQSVYEDVARDTNRGHTVRAVCESFHLAKDAGFKVVAHMMPDLPNVGMERDVEQFIEFFENPAFRPDGLKLYPTLVIRGTGLYELWKTGRYKSYSPSALVDLVARILALVPPWTRVYRVQRDIPMPLVSSGVEHGNLRELALARMKDMGTECRDVRTREVGIQEIHHKVRPYQVELVRRDYVANGSWETFLSYEDPEQDILIGLLRLRRCSPQSFRPELKGGVSIVRELHVYGSVVPVSSRDPSKFQHQGFGMMLMEEAERIARDEHGSCKLAVISGVGTRNYYRKMGYELEGPYMVKDLYGPAMD from the exons ATGGGAAAACCAAAGAAAAAGA GCGACCTCAGCAAAgctgagctgatgatgatgacaattgCTGATGTCATTAAGCAGCTTGTTGAAGCTCACGAACAAGGCAAAGACATAAATCTCAACAA AGTGAAGACCAAGACTTCAGCTAAATATGGACTTGAAGCACAGCCTCGACTTGTGGACATCATCGCTGCTGTTCCCCCTCAATATCGTCGTATTCTGGTGCCCAAACTGAAGGCCAAACCCATCCGTACTGCCAGCGGG ATCGCAGTGGTGGCTGTGATGTGCAAGCCACATCGATGTCCTCACAtcagctttacaggaaacataTGTGT CTACTGTCCTGGTGGTCCAGACTCAGACTTCGAGTACTCCACACAGTCTTACACTGGCTATGAG CCTACCTCCATGAGAGCCATTCGAGCACGCTATGACCCCTACCTTCAGACCAGACATCGAGTGGAGCAG CTAAAGCAGCTGGGTCACAGTGTTGACAAGGTGGAGTTTATCGTGATGGGCGGGACCTTTATGGCTCTGCCTGAGGAGTATCGGGATAGTTTCATTAGGAATCTGCACGATGCCCTCTCAGGACACACTTCCAACAATGTGGCAGAAGCTGTCAG ATACTCCGAGCGCAGTAACACCAAGTGTGTGGGAATCACCATCGAGACGCGCCCTGATTACTGCCTGAAGAGACACCTCAGCGACATGCTGGGCTACGGCTGCACCAGGCTGGAGATCGGCGTACAGAGTGTGTATGAAGACGTGGCCCGCGACACCAACAG AGGGCACACAGTACGAGCCGTGTGCGAGTCTTTCCACCTGGCAAAAGACGCTGGCTTCAAAGTGGTCGCCCACATGATGCCGGACCTGCCCAACGTGGGCATGGAGAGGGACGTGGAGCAGTTCATT GAGTTCTTTGAGAACCCTGCGTTTCGTCCCGATGGGTTGAAGCTGTACCCGACCCTGGTGATCCGCGGCACGGGCCTGTATGAGCTCTGGAAGACTGGTCGCTACAAGAGCTACTCCCCCAGCGCACTGGTGGACCTGGTGGCAAGAATCCTGGCACTGGTTCCACCTTGGACACGAGTGTACCGTGTGCAGAG GGACATCCCAATGCCACTTGTGAGCTCTGGAGTGGAGCACGGCAACCTGCGAGAGTTGGCACTGGCCCGGATGAAGGACATGGGCACCGAG tgtcgAGACGTGAGAACCCGAGAAGTGGGCATTCAGGAGATACACCACAAAGTTCGGCCTTATCAG GTGGAGCTGGTGCGCAGAGACTACGTGGCCAACGGCAGCTGGGAGACCTTCCTGTCCTACGAGGACCCGGAGCAGGACATCCTGATCGGCCTGCTGCGTCTGCGGCGCTGCTCCCCACAGTCGTTCCGGCCCGAGCTGAAAGGAGGCGTGTCAATTGTCCGCGAGCTGCACGTGTACGGCAGCGTCGtccctgtcagcagcagagaccCCAGCAAGTTCCAGCATCAg GGCTTTGGTAtgatgctgatggaggaggcagagagaatcGCCAGAGATGAACACGGCTCCTGCAAACTGGCCGTTATCTCAG